The following coding sequences lie in one Sphingomonas sp. M1-B02 genomic window:
- a CDS encoding zinc-binding dehydrogenase, producing MAIQLAKAIGARVITTARRSNHAFVRSLGADEVIDHTFDDYVTAVADLTQGQGVNVVFDTIGGDTLTRSALALADAGRVVSIVDIAQPQNLVEAWGKNAAYHFVFTRQNRGKLDAVTTLVERGLVKPVIGAVLPLARITGVLSSCCSHRKAMPLPAAWCFMISVMAPAVSIRAQSRCHSAARASHVIMFAPAAIMR from the coding sequence GTGGCGATCCAGCTTGCCAAGGCGATCGGCGCGCGGGTCATCACGACAGCGCGCCGGAGCAACCATGCGTTCGTGCGTTCGCTCGGAGCGGACGAGGTCATCGACCATACCTTCGATGACTATGTCACCGCCGTGGCGGACCTGACGCAGGGGCAAGGGGTGAACGTCGTGTTCGACACCATCGGCGGCGATACGCTGACGAGAAGTGCGCTCGCGCTCGCAGATGCGGGACGGGTGGTCAGCATCGTCGACATCGCGCAGCCGCAGAACCTGGTCGAAGCCTGGGGAAAGAACGCCGCCTACCATTTCGTCTTCACCCGGCAGAACCGAGGCAAACTGGACGCGGTGACAACCCTTGTCGAACGCGGCCTGGTCAAGCCGGTGATCGGAGCGGTGCTGCCTCTGGCTCGGATCACCGGTGTGTTGAGCAGCTGCTGCTCCCACAGGAAAGCGATGCCGCTGCCGGCGGCGTGGTGCTTCATGATTTCTGTCATGGCGCCTGCCGTTTCCATCCGGGCCCAGTCGCGCTGCCATTCCGCTGCCAGGGCCAGCCACGTCATCATGTTCGCGCCCGCGGCGATCATGCGCTGA
- a CDS encoding SDR family NAD(P)-dependent oxidoreductase, with protein sequence MIDLSGKRALVSGGSRGIGAAVAVALAENGADVAFTYQNSAEKARAVTESIEAIGRGAAAIQADSADPEAITRAVSEAVAALGGLDILINSAAIGYYAPIAELDLQEYQKLMDVNVRAPMLFAKAAIPHLPTGGRIVTIGSGLGERVPFPGVTAYAVSKAALTSFTRGLSRELGPSGITVNLVQPGSTDTDANPASGDGADFQRGMTSLGRYAEPREIANAVVFLASPAASVITGAILNADAGALA encoded by the coding sequence ATGATCGACCTCAGTGGAAAGCGCGCGCTAGTTTCGGGGGGATCGCGCGGGATCGGCGCCGCGGTCGCAGTGGCGCTGGCGGAGAACGGCGCCGACGTCGCCTTCACCTACCAGAATTCGGCCGAGAAGGCTCGAGCGGTGACCGAGTCGATCGAGGCGATAGGGCGAGGCGCCGCCGCTATCCAGGCCGACAGCGCCGATCCCGAGGCGATTACGCGCGCCGTCAGCGAGGCTGTCGCCGCGCTCGGCGGGCTCGACATCCTCATCAATAGCGCCGCGATCGGATATTACGCTCCGATCGCGGAACTGGACCTCCAGGAATATCAGAAGCTCATGGACGTGAACGTGCGTGCGCCGATGCTGTTCGCCAAGGCCGCCATCCCGCATCTGCCGACCGGGGGGCGCATCGTCACCATCGGGTCGGGTCTGGGCGAGCGGGTCCCGTTTCCAGGCGTCACTGCCTATGCCGTCTCGAAGGCCGCGCTGACGTCGTTCACGCGCGGACTTTCGCGCGAACTCGGCCCCAGTGGTATCACCGTTAACCTCGTACAGCCCGGGTCTACCGACACCGATGCGAACCCCGCCTCTGGCGACGGCGCCGACTTCCAGCGGGGCATGACGTCGCTCGGGCGTTATGCCGAACCGCGCGAGATCGCGAATGCGGTTGTGTTCCTCGCAAGCCCCGCGGCGAGCGTGATCACTGGCGCCATCCTCAACGCCGACGCGGGCGCACTCGCCTGA